The Osmerus eperlanus chromosome 12, fOsmEpe2.1, whole genome shotgun sequence genome has a segment encoding these proteins:
- the ep300a gene encoding histone acetyltransferase p300 isoform X4, producing the protein MAENVLDSGPPSAKRPKLSSPALSVSASDGNDFGSLFDLEHDLPDELINSSDLGLVNGGDLSQLHTSLAGGGGLGPGGGGGLGLGLGPGGGQDAVAKHKQLSELLRSGAPPTSSQQGQQAAMGSPGGGSALGHLGNMKASPQGMGQQQQQQQQQQHLSPQQQATMMQQVGGPGMVGGMNRAMMGGQKGNNGQPQQQGMMGGQVMNGSPRMGFGNQGIGGNGNMLADSLQQQQGPGGQASLRVQQPGALNKMNMMGTPGGPYGGPYGPGGPGGQGMGGAGLGPQLQNKASMPNSMAQFSMDKKNQPMQGMAAMASQQQSPAGVGGPGGAPGGGAPGMIPNAQGGLVGPSVSAAAAAAAAAAGAPPTADPEKRKLIQQQLVLLLHAHKCQRREQANGEVRQCNLPHCRTMKNVLNHMTHCQAGKSCQVAHCASSRQIISHWKNCTRHDCPVCLPLKNAGDKRNQQSLLGTAGVGLGSSLGGSVPGGQPSAPNLNPPSQIDPSSIERAYAALGLTYQGTQVQPQVGQASMPGAQGGLQGQPGMRPLNAMGGNPMGVNGAVGVPSQNQQNLLQDTMLHLNMNSQGLMNDSGSMPTATPPSSAGMRKSWHEDITQDLRNHLVHKLVQAIFPTPDPAALKDRRMENLVAYARKVEGDMYESANSRAEYYHLLAEKIYKIQKELEEKRRTRLQKQDGPLPDPSLVRPTGPGPMVNRMQNPAGMNQFNQMGMQPLGQRATPPLPLGPPGNQMGMGGPRMGQPNVTQLQNQYMSQGQFPGAGPSLGTGQPGMAQPGTQGGMVQAQIGTPPSLPVSSPLAQPGSVGGPSGVPSVGPHGPQSVGGGPPSIPPQQPNSHAHLAAMRQSSPSPARSRTPTPHQTPPRLAGSQTPQPHTPNPPQLAPPPAPQAQQLSQGPGSNKPMQQQSGAGSTTPSHPGMASTPHAAQLPRTPLSQKGSFQADSQALTPASVSSVDTASQQAKAEAPATLEPKMEVKQQEDEEDEEDEDGEGGGCSKGGKLSNIKAEDKPIKSELKSEECSGDGGKGNAMDTSSSTTSLSGVKTEDRKPEIKKEPKEEEEGSESGAQSGAQIKKKIFKPEEMRQALMPTLESLYRQDPESLPFRQPVDPHLLGIPDYFDIVKTPMDLSSIKRKLDTGQYQEPWQYVDDIWLMFNNAWLYNRKTSRVYKYCSKLAEVFEQEIDPVMQGMGYCCGRKLEFSPQTLCCYGKQLCTIPRDAAYFSYQNRYHFCEKCFNEIQGETVSLGDDPSQPQTSINKEQFEKKKNDTLDPELLVDCLDCGRKMHQICVLHHDTIWPQGFVCDGCLKKSNKTRRENKYASKRLPQTKLGYYLETRVNDYLKRQNHPESGEITIRVVHVSDKVVEVKPGMKSRFVDSGEMCESFPYRTKALFAFEDIDGADVCFFGMHVQEYGSDCPSPNQRRVYISYLDSVHFFQPRSLRTGVYHEILIGYLEYVKRLGYTTGHIWACPPSEGDDYIFHCHPMDQKIPKPKRLQEWYKKMLDKAVAERIVHDYKDIFKQATEDRLTSANELPYFEGDFWPNVLEESIKELEQEEEERKREENSTSNESIDATKGDSKNAKKKNNKKTSKNKSSLSRANKKKPGMPNVSNDLSQKLYATMEKHKEVFFVIRLIGGHMANALPPITDPDPMMACDLMDGRDAFLTLARDKHLEFSSLRRSKWSSMCMLVELHNQSQDRFVYTCNECKHHVETRFHCTVCEDYDLCGTCYNTKGHEHKMEKLGLGLDDESNSQSASSMQSPGDSRRLSIQRCIQSLVHACQCRNANCSLPSCQKMKRVVQHTKSCKRKTNGGCPICKQLIALCCYHAKHCQENKCPVPFCLNIKHKLRQQQLQHRLQQAQMLRRRMASMQRVGQPPPGPGGNGGLPSPGNNGATGPSTPTSGGTQPPTPQTPTQGNMPPLPQQGMGVGGGPGQQKQQQQQLQQQGGGMPPQHHLHHQFQQMQGGGSGVMGSPQQQMVPQLQQQQQQQQVQSVQQLQHPGGHPGPLPPYTPRPPGASPLHQSLGKPGMGPATPPQQQPAPGQGSMPGQPGQQPGPPLAAVETALKIQRLAERQMAQAQAQAQAQALQRQAQSGGMMPPHHQNPQAPMGMPHPGPGMLGAQGLAGRAMLEPQQSMGLGGAGAMQQPGGPQSQLPPQVQQQLQQQAGGGQQPWPPQQRQGMMGQMGHMTQQQQQQVAQQQLQQQQQQQQQQQQQLQLQQQLPQQPGQPQQQQAGRGGLMGLIGGPGGVAGAAAAMAGAAGAGNLPQAALQDLLRTLRSPTSPLQQQQVLNILRSNPLLMAAFIKQRAARYQGGPGGPGGPVPPGGGGGGPGGVRFQGSGGGLPGLGGGGPGGNQVGMDGQQMQVNPGGGQPGMNMAQGGVAAAGGGMPTMAQLQQLQQQQQQQQQQQQQQQQQQRPLLPGSQQQQQLAALQQQQQQQQQQQQQQQQQGGMQGQQSNPMSNMNPQFRELLMRRHLQQQQQQQQQQQQQQQQQQQQQQQQQQQQQQQQQQQQQQQQQQQQQMGNHGQFQQQQVQQQQVQQGFLQAGQGQQGMAPQQPGHPQPGGGPGGGPQQGGPGGGPGQGQQGYSHQQVAAVIQQRLQQHLQMQQQQQQQQQQQQQQQQQQQNAMAGMQGPDGGPGVGGGGVPGQHPQGGQGVQGQPTQQGSGPPQPQAMLQQALHQRLLQQQQQHLGGGSPAQHSSPMSPQQPMAQSPHLQGQGLGPGSLSNQVRSPQPSPRPQSQPPHSSPSPRMQPQPSPHRISPQTQTGSPHPGHHGQHHPGMVVSQQQQLSQQQGNSVDPSQFGSDQNALMSQLSGMGGLHGQNQGDMMGGNNQDMNTNINHSLDIM; encoded by the exons ATTTTGGCTCCCTTTTTGACTTGGAGCATGACCTCCCAGATGAGCTCATCAACTCCTCTGACCTGGGCCTGGTCAATGGAGGGGACCTGAGTCAGCTCCATACCAGcctggctggaggggggggtctggggcctggaggaggaggaggactgggcctgggtctgggtccaggaggagggcaggatgcTGTGGCCAAGCACAAGCAGCTGTCTGAGCTTCTGCGCTCGGGGGCACCACCCACCTCCAGCCAGCAGGGGCAGCAGGCGGCCATGGGCAGCCCAGGAGGAGGCTCTGCTCTGGGCCACTTGGGGAACATGAAGGCCTCTCCTCAGGGCAtgggccagcagcagcagcagcagcagcagcaacagcacctCTCACCTCAACAGCAGGCTACCATGATGCAGCAAGTAGGAGGGCCTGGGATGGTTGGCGGGATGAACAGGGCCATGATGGGAGGCCAGAAGGGCAACAATGGACAGCCACAGCAGCAAGGGATGATGGGAGGGCAGGTGATGAACGGCTCTCCGAGGATGGGCTTTGGGAACCAGGGGATTGGGGGCAACGGTAACATGCTGGCTGACTCCCTCCAACAGCAGCAGGGGCCTGGGGGACAGGCCAGTCTCAGGGTACAGCAGCCTGGAGCACTGAACAAG atGAATATGATGGGGACTCCAGGGGGCCCCTATGGAGGTCCGTACGGTCCCGGAGGTCCAGGGGGCCAGGGAATGggtggggcagggctgggcccTCAGCTCCAGAATAAGGCCTCCATGCCCAACAGTATGGCCCAGTTCAGCATGGACAAAAAGAACCAGCCCATGCAGGGCATGGCTGCCATG gcttcCCAGCAGCAGTCTCCTGCTGGAGTGGGTGGGCCGGGCGGAGCCCCAGGAGGCGGAGCCCCAGGGATGATCCCCAACGCCCAGGGCGGCCTCGTGGGGCCTTCCGTGTCTGCAGCCGCCGCCGCAGCAGCCGCCGCCGCCGGGGCGCCCCCCACAGCCGACCCGGAGAAGCGCAAGCTGATCCAGCAGCAGCTGGTGCTGCTCCTCCACGCCCACAAGTGCCAGCGGCGGGAGCAGGCCAACGGGGAGGTGCGCCAGTGTAACCTGCCACACTGTCGCACCATGAAGAACGTCCTCAACCACATGACCCACTGCCAGGCCGGCAAGTCCTGCCAGG tggCTCACTGTGCCTCGTCCAGACAGATCATCTCCCACTGGAAGAACTGCACACGGCAcgactgtcctgtctgtctgccgctgAAGAACGCTGGAGACAAGAGGAACCAGcagt CCCTTCTCGGCACGGCGGGTGTGGGTCTGGGTAGTTCGTTGGGGGGGTCCGTACCAGGGGGCCAGCCCAGCGCCCCCAACCTCAACCCCCCAAGCCAGATAGATCCCAGCTCCATTGAGCGAGCCTACGCTGCCCTGGGCCTCACCTACCAGGGCACCCAGGTCCAGCCCCAGGTCGGGCAGGCCAGCATGCCAGGAGCGCAGGGGGGTCTGCAGGGACAGCCTGGCATGAGGCCCCTTAACGCCATGG GGGGTAATCCAATGGGAGTGAATGGTGCCGTGGGGGTCCCCTCTCAGAACCAGCAGAACCTGCTCCAGGACACCATGCTGCACCTCAACATGAACTCACAGGG GCTGATGAACGACTCTGGCTCCATGCCCACGGCGACCCCTCCATCCAGTGCTGGCATGAGGAAGTCCTGGCATGAGGACATCACTCAGGACCTCCGGAACCACCTGGTCCACAAACT tgtccagGCCATCTTCCCCACGCCGGACCCCGCCGCTCTGAAGGACAGGCGGATGGAGAACCTTGTGGCCTACGCTCGGAAAGTGGAGGGGGACATGTACGAGTCCGCCAACAGCAGG GCGGAGTACTACCACCTCCTGGCGGAGAAGATCTACAAGAtccagaaggagctggaggagaagaggaggacgcGGTTGCAGAAGCAGG ATGGACCTCTACCTGACCCCTCGCTGGTACGGCCCACTGGACCTGGCCCAATGGTCAACAGGATGCAGAatccagcag GGATGAACCAGTTTAACCAGATGGGGATGCAGCCTTTGGGCCAGAGAGCCACACCGCCCCTCCCTCTAGGACCTCCTGGCAACCAG ATGGGTATGGGTGGTCCAAGGATGGGTCAGCCGAATGTGACCCAGCTCCAGAACCAGTACATGTCCCAGGGCCAGTTCCCAggggctggacccagcctcgGCACAGGACAGCCTGGCATGGCACAGCCCGGCACACAGGGAGGCATGGTACAA GCTCAGATtggcactcctccctccctcccagtcagCAGTCCCTTAGCCCAGCCCGGCTCAGTGGGAGGCCCCAGTGGGGTTCCCTCAGTGGGGCCCCACGGTCCTCAGAGTGTGGGTGGAGGCCCCCCGTCCATCCCCCCCCAGCAGCCCAATTCCCATGCCCACCTGGCTGCCATGCGCCAGAGCTCGCCCTCGCCTGCTCGAAGCCGCACGCCCACCCCCCACCAGACGCCCCCCAGGCTAGCTGGCTCCCAGACgccccagccccacacccccaACCCACCACAGCTGGCCCCACCTCCGGCCCCCCAGGCCCAGCAGCTTAGCCAGGGCCCAGGCTCCAACAAGCCCATGCAACAGCAGTCCGGTGCTGGGTCAACCACTCCATCTCACCCAGGCATGGCCTCAACGCCTCACGCCGCCCAGCTCCCTCGCACTCCT CTGTCTCAGAAGGGCTCGTTCCAAGCGGACAGCCAGgccctcacccctgcctccgTCAGCAGCGTCGACACCGCCTCCCAGCAGGCCAAGGCCGAAGCCCCCGCCACCCTGGAGCCCAAGATGGAGGTCAAGCagcaggaggatgaggaggacgaggaggatgaagatggggaggggggcggatGCTCCAAGGGAGGCAAGCTGTCCAACATCAAGGCTGAGGACAAGCCCATCAAGTCCGAGCTCAAGAGCGAGGAGTGTTCCGGCGACGGCGGGAAGGGCAACGCCATGGATACGTCATCGTCCACCACCTCGTTGTCGGGGGTGAAGACGGAAGACAGGAAGCCGGAGATAAAGAAGGAGcccaaggaggaagaggaagggtccGAGTCTGGAGCGCAGTCTGGTGCCCAGATCAAAAAGAAGA tcTTTAAGCCGGAGGAGATGCGCCAGGCTCTCATGCCCACCCTAGAGTCTCTGTATCGCCAGGATCCAGAGTCTCTGCCCTTCAGACAGCCTGTGGACCCCCATCTCCTGGGCATCCCA GACTACTTTGACATTGTGAAGACCCCCATGGACCTGTCCAGCATCAAGAGGAAGCTGGACACGGGCCAGTACCAGGAGCCCTGGCAGTACGTGGACGACATCTGGCTCATGTTCAACAACGCCTGGCTGTACAACCGCAAGACGTCGCGCGTCTACAAGTACTGCTCCAAGCTGGCCGAGGTGTTCGAGCAGGAGATCGACCCTGTCATGCAGGGCATGGGCTACTGTTGCGGACGGAAg TTGGAGTTCTCCCCCCAGACTCTGTGCTGCTATGGCAAGCAGCTGTGCACTATACCCCGAGATGCTGCCTACTTCAGCTACCAGAACAG GTACCACTTCTGTGAGAAGTGTTTCAACGAGATCCAAGGGGAGACGGTTTCCCTGGGAGATGACCCCTCCCAGCCGCAGAC ATCGATTAACAAAGAGCAGtttgagaagaagaagaacgacACACTGGACCCTGAGCT GCTTGTGGACTGTTTGGATTGTGGACGTAAAATGCACCAGATATGTGTCCTGCACCACGACACTATCTGGCCTCAAGG GTTTGTCTGCGACGGCTGCTTAAAGAAGAGCAacaagacgaggagagagaacaagtaCGCTTCCAAAC GGTTACCCCAGACCAAGCTGGGCTACTACCTGGAGACCCGGGTCAACGACTACCTGAAGCGGCAGAACCACCCAGAGTCTGGGGAGATCACCATCAGGGTGGTGCACGTCTCCGACAAGGTTGTGGAGGTCAAACCGGGCATGAAATCCAG gtttgtGGACAGCGGGGAGATGTGCGAGTCGTTCCCCTACAGGACCAAAGCCCTGTTTGCCTTCGAGGACATCGACGGAGCAGACGTGTGTTTCTTCGGCATGCACGTCCAGGAGTACGGCTCGGACTGCCCCTCGCCCAATCAGAG ACGAGTGTACATATCCTACCTGGACAGTGTGCACTTCTTCCAGCCCcggtccctgaggacaggggtcTACCATGAGATCCTCATAGGCTACCTGGAGTATGTCAAgaggctggg GTACACCACGGGCCACATCTGGGCATGTCCACCCAGTGAGGGTGACGACTACATCTTCCACTGCCACCCCATGGACCAGAAGATCCCCAAGCCCAAGCGACTGCAGGAGTGGTACAAGAAGATGCTGGACAAGGCTGTAGCTGAGCGCATCGTCCATGACTACAAG GACATCTTCAAGCAGGCTACTGAGGACCGCCTCACCAGCGCTAACGAGCTGCCGTACTTCGAGGGCGACTTCTGGCCCAACGTGCTGGAGGAGAGCATCaaggagctggagcaggaggaggaggagcgcaagagggaggagaacagcACGTCCAATGAGAGCATCGAT gcTACTAAAGGTGACAGTAAGAATGCCAAGAAGAAGAATAACAAAAAGACCAGTAAGAACAAGAGCAGTCTGAGCCGAGCCAATAAGAAGAAGCCCGGGATGCCCAACGTGTCCAACGACCTCTCCCAGAAGCTCTACGCCACCATGGAGAAACACAAGGAG gtgttCTTTGTGATTCGGCTGATAGGCGGCCACATGGCCAACGCTCTGCCCCCCATCACGGACCCGGACCCCATGATGGCGTGCGATCTGATGGACGGGCGCGACGCCTTCCTGACGCTGGCGCGGGACAAGCACCTGGAGTTCTCGTCGCTCCGCCGCTCCAAGTGGAGCTCCATGTGCATGCTGGTGGAGCTGCACAACCAGAGCCAGGACCGCTTCGTCTACACCTGCAACGAGTGCAAGCACCACGTGGAGACGCGCTTCCACTGCACCGTCtgcgag gACTATGATCTGTGCGGCACCTGCTACAACACCAAGGGCCACGAGCACAAGATGGAGaagctgggcctgggcctggacgACGAGAGCAACAGCCAGTCGGCCTCTTCTATGCAGAGCCCCGGGGACTCGCGCCGCCTCAGCATCCAGCGCTGCATCCAGTCCCTCGTCCACGCCTGCCAGTGCCGCAACGCCAACTGCTCGCTGCCGTCCTGCCAGAAGATGAAGCGCGTGGTGCAGCACACCAAGAGCTGCAAGCGCAAGACCAACGGCGGCTGCCCCATCTGCAAACAGCTGATCGCCCTGTGCTGTTACCACGCCAAGCACTGCCAGGAGAACAAGTGCCCTGTGCCCTTCTGCCTCAACATCAAGCACAAGCTgaggcagcagcagctgcagcaccgcctccagcaggcccagatgctgaggaggaggatggccaGCATGCAGAGGGTAGGCCAGCCCCCCCCAGGACCCGGGGGGAACGGGGGACTACCGTCCCCGGGCAACAACGGAGCAACCGGTCCCAGTACCCCCACCTCAGGTGGCACGCAGCCCCCAACCCCTCAGACCCCCACCCAGGGAAacatgccccccctgccccagcagGGGATGGGGGTAGGTGGGGGTCCGGGGCAGcagaaacaacagcagcagcagctccagcagcagggaGGTGGAATGCCCCCTCAGCACCACCTTCACCATCAGTTCCAGCAGATGCAAGGTGGAGGGAGTGGGGTGATGGGGTCTCCTCAGCAACAGATGGTgccccagctccagcagcagcaacaacagcagcaggttCAGTCagtccagcagctccagcaccCGGGGGGGCATcctggccccctgcccccataCACTCCCAGACCTCCGGGGGCCTCCCCACTCCACCAGTCCCTGGGTAAGCCAGGCATGGGTCCAGCCACCCCACCTCAGCAGCAGCCTGCCCCAGGACAGGGCTCCATGCCGGGGCAGCCCGGGCAGCAGCCTGGGCCCCCGTTGGCAGCGGTAGAGACAGCCCTGAAGATCCAGCGTCTGGCCGAGCGTCAGATGGCTCAGGCCCAGGCTCAGGCCCAGGCTCAGGCCCTCCAGAGGCAGGCGCAAAGTGGAGGCATGATGCCTCCCCACCACCAGAACCCCCAAGCCCCGATGGGCATGCCCCACCCGGGGCCAGGGATGTTGGGGGCGCAGGGGCTAGCTGGCAGGGCCATGCTGGAACCCCAGCAGAGCATGGGGCTAGGTGGAGCAGGAGCCATGCAGCAGCCAGGTGGCCCACAGAGCCAGCTCCCCCCACAGGTCCAACAGCAGCTTCAAcagcaggcagggggagggcagcAGCCATGGCCCCCTCAACAGAGGCAAGGCATGATGGGACAGATGGGTCACATGacgcaacagcagcagcagcaggttgcCCAGCAACAgctacaacagcagcagcagcagcagcagcaacaacaacaacaactccaACTCCAGCAGCAACTACCCCAGCAGCCTGGGCAGCCCCAGCAGCAACAGGCGGGCAGAGGGGGGCTGATGGGGTTGATAGGCGGTCctgggggggtggcaggggcaGCGGCGGCCATGGCTGGGGCTGCGGGTGCGGGGAACCTTCCCCAAGCTGCCCTGCAGGACCTCCTCCGGACCCTGCGCTCTCCCACCTCACCACTACAACAGCAGCAGGTCCTTAACATCCTGCGCTCCAATCCCCTCCTCATGGCAGCCTTCATCAAGCAGCGTGCCGCTCGTTACCAGGGAGGTCCGGGTGGACCAGGGGGGCCAGTTCctcctggaggtggaggaggtggtccaGGCGGGGTGAGGTTCCAGGGGTCTGGGGGAGGCCTGCCTGggctaggaggaggagggccagggGGTAACCAGGTTGGGATGGATGGGCAGCAGATGCAAGTGAACCCAGGAGGAGGACAACCAGGGATGAACATGGCCCAGGGAGGAGTTGCAGCTGCAGGAGGTGGAATGCCTACCATGGCCCAGCTACAACAgttacaacaacagcagcagcagcagcaacaacaacaacaacaacagcagcaacagcagcgccCTTTACTGCCTGGGagtcagcaacaacaacagttgGCAgcattacaacaacaacagcagcagcagcaacaacagcagcagcagcagcaacaacaaggAGGTATGCAAGGCCAGCAAAGCAATCCCATGTCCAACATGAACCCCCAATTCAGAGAGCTGCTGATGAGACGtcacctgcagcagcagcagcaacagcagcagcagcagcagcaacagcagcaacagcagcagcagcagcagcagcagcagcagcagcagcaacagcagcagcaacagcagcagcaacagcagcagcaacagcagcagcagcagatgggGAACCATGGTCAgttccagcagcagcaggtccagcagcagcaggtccaGCAGGGCTTTCTACAGGCAGGACAGGGACAGCAAGGGATGGCCCCTCAGCAGCCTGGACATCctcagcctggaggaggaccgGGGGGAGGACCCCAGCAGGGAGGGCCAGGTGGAGGACCCGGGCAAGGCCAGCAGGGGTACTCGCACCAGCAGGTGGCAGCAGTCATCCAGCAGAGGCTTCAACAACACCTGCAGatgcaacagcaacaacaacaacaacagcagcagcaacaacaacaacaacagcagcagcagaatgCCATGGCTGGGATGCAGGGGCCGGATGGAGGGCCTGGggtaggaggtggaggggtacCTGGTCAGCACCcccagggagggcagggtgtCCAGGGCCAGCCCACCCAGCAAGGCAGTGGTCCCCCTCAGCCCCAGGCCATGCTCCAGCAAGCCCTGCACCAGAGGCTtctccagcagcagcaacagcacctGGGTGGGGGCTCCCCCGCCCAGCACAGCAGCCCCATGAGCCCGCAGCAGCCCATGGCACAGTCCCCTCATCTCCAGGGGCAGGGTCTGGGTCCAGGCTCCCTAAGCAACCAGGTCCgctcccctcagccctccccaagaccccagtcccagcccccccacTCGAGCCCTTCCCCACGCATGCAGCCCCAGCCTTCTCCACACCGCATCTCTCCACAGACCCAGACAGGTTCACCCCACCCCGGGCACCATGGCCAGCATCATCCGGGCATGGTGGtctcacaacaacaacagttatCCCAGCAGCAGGGTAATTCTGTGGACCCCAGCCAGTTTGGGTCAGACCAGAATGCCCTCATGTCCCAGTTGAGTGGGATGGGAGGGTTGCATGGTCAGAACCAGGGGGACATGATGGGAGGGAACAACCAGGACATGAACACGAACATAAACCACAGTCTAGACATCATGTAG